The following proteins are co-located in the Myxococcus fulvus genome:
- a CDS encoding PLP-dependent cysteine synthase family protein, whose amino-acid sequence MRPPCRPLPADGRFLQAIAPTPLVPVRLDAEGPTIWCKLEFLNPSGSTKDRIARYMLEKAWRMGELSPGGEVVEASSGSTSIALALASAQMGVRFTAVMPEGVTDERVLTIRAYGGDVVLVPRESGVRGAIQKAEEIARERKAFAPRQFENPDNAEAHRVWTGQEVLSQIPGGLVHGVVSGVGTGGTVVGLYQAFAEAGCPVTAFIARPIAGLGCDIECCSFSPRVPGVVDGMSKLYRDADMPGRVELDVSDEQAMCTARALIRRGFPVGPSSGLNYVAAVEAARRLGPGAQIVTVFPDRMERYFSTELIQQRPPVAARGVA is encoded by the coding sequence ATGCGTCCTCCTTGTCGCCCGCTGCCCGCGGATGGCCGCTTCCTCCAGGCCATCGCTCCGACGCCCCTCGTCCCCGTCCGACTGGACGCGGAGGGGCCCACCATCTGGTGCAAGTTGGAGTTCCTCAACCCCAGTGGGTCCACGAAGGACCGCATCGCGCGGTACATGCTGGAGAAGGCCTGGCGCATGGGCGAGCTGAGCCCGGGCGGCGAGGTGGTGGAGGCGTCCAGCGGCTCGACGAGCATCGCCCTCGCGCTGGCCAGCGCGCAGATGGGCGTGCGCTTCACGGCGGTGATGCCCGAGGGTGTCACCGACGAGCGCGTGCTCACCATCCGCGCCTACGGTGGTGACGTGGTGCTGGTGCCCCGCGAGAGCGGTGTGCGTGGCGCCATCCAGAAGGCGGAGGAGATTGCCCGCGAGCGCAAGGCCTTCGCGCCGCGCCAGTTCGAGAACCCTGACAACGCGGAGGCGCACCGGGTGTGGACGGGCCAGGAGGTGCTCTCGCAGATTCCGGGCGGGCTGGTGCACGGCGTGGTGAGCGGCGTGGGCACCGGCGGCACGGTGGTCGGCCTGTATCAGGCGTTCGCGGAAGCGGGCTGTCCGGTGACGGCGTTCATCGCGAGGCCCATCGCGGGCCTGGGCTGCGACATCGAGTGTTGCAGCTTCAGTCCGCGCGTGCCCGGCGTGGTGGACGGCATGTCCAAGCTGTACCGCGACGCGGACATGCCGGGGCGGGTGGAGCTGGACGTGTCGGACGAGCAGGCGATGTGCACCGCACGCGCGCTCATCCGCCGGGGCTTCCCCGTGGGGCCGTCGTCGGGCCTCAACTACGTGGCCGCGGTGGAGGCGGCGCGGCGGCTGGGTCCCGGGGCGCAAATCGTCACCGTGTTCCCCGACCGCATGGAGCGCTACTTCTCCACGGAGCTGATTCAGCAGCGTCCCCCCGTGGCCGCGCGCGGCGTGGCGTGA
- a CDS encoding sensor histidine kinase, translating into MMSPSSPVILNVNDDVASRYVTSRVLGLAGYQVVEAGSGAEALTLADEHTDLVILDVRLPDISGLEVCRQLKSSPHTRDALVLHLSAQAVGPGDRAQGLEHGADGYLVAPVDPEELVAQVHALLRLRRAERKVHALSEEVEHQRRLLAMAMASAADPMALYDANGRLLFANQVAHSARGERGVVTPGISLAEQEAKDPALAPFVRMMGVALSTGQVQRGAVILETGRGPRHYDFTLSPALGADGRVAAVMATARDVTEERSAEEFREQFIGMLGHDLRNPLNALSMSAQQLKRKGNLDERQSALTERILTSAERMDRMIRQLLDFARSRLGGGVPVVASDCDVFDVARRTLEEMRASHPGRLLVLEVVGDGRGSWDLDRLEQAFSNLLANALKYSPGDSPVRMWGEANGQGVVLRVHNGGPPIPPDELPHVFAAWRRGSRAVQHESKAASGLGLGLYITRQILLAHGGEVTVESSSGNGTTFTVRLPRG; encoded by the coding sequence ATGATGAGTCCTTCTTCTCCGGTCATTCTGAACGTCAATGATGATGTCGCCAGCCGCTATGTGACGAGCCGTGTGCTGGGGCTCGCCGGCTACCAGGTGGTGGAGGCCGGCTCGGGCGCCGAGGCCCTGACCCTGGCGGACGAGCACACCGACCTGGTCATCCTGGACGTCCGCCTGCCCGACATCAGCGGGCTGGAGGTCTGCCGCCAGCTGAAGTCGTCCCCTCACACGCGCGACGCGCTGGTGCTGCACCTCTCCGCGCAGGCCGTGGGCCCCGGGGACAGGGCGCAGGGCCTGGAGCACGGCGCGGACGGCTACCTGGTGGCCCCGGTGGACCCGGAGGAACTGGTGGCCCAGGTGCACGCGCTGCTCAGGCTGCGCCGCGCCGAGCGCAAGGTGCACGCGCTGTCCGAGGAGGTCGAGCACCAGCGCAGGCTGCTCGCCATGGCCATGGCCTCCGCGGCGGACCCGATGGCCCTCTATGACGCCAACGGCAGGCTGCTCTTCGCCAACCAGGTGGCCCACTCCGCCAGGGGCGAGCGGGGCGTCGTCACCCCGGGCATCTCGCTCGCGGAGCAGGAGGCGAAGGACCCGGCGCTGGCCCCCTTCGTCCGCATGATGGGCGTGGCGCTGTCCACCGGTCAGGTCCAGCGAGGGGCTGTCATCCTGGAGACGGGCCGGGGACCCCGCCACTACGACTTCACGTTGTCGCCCGCGCTGGGCGCCGACGGTCGGGTGGCGGCGGTGATGGCCACCGCGCGCGACGTCACCGAGGAGCGCAGCGCGGAGGAGTTCCGCGAGCAGTTCATCGGCATGCTCGGCCATGATTTGCGCAACCCCCTCAACGCGCTGTCCATGTCCGCGCAGCAGCTCAAGCGCAAGGGCAACCTGGACGAGCGCCAGTCCGCCCTCACCGAGCGCATCCTCACCAGCGCCGAGCGCATGGACCGGATGATTCGTCAGCTGTTGGACTTCGCGCGCTCCCGGCTGGGCGGCGGGGTGCCGGTGGTGGCGTCCGACTGCGACGTGTTCGACGTGGCGCGTCGCACGCTCGAGGAGATGCGCGCCAGCCACCCGGGCCGGCTGCTCGTCCTGGAGGTGGTGGGGGACGGGCGGGGCTCCTGGGACCTGGACCGGCTGGAGCAGGCCTTCAGCAACCTGTTGGCGAACGCGCTCAAGTACAGCCCCGGGGACAGCCCCGTGCGGATGTGGGGCGAGGCGAACGGGCAGGGCGTGGTGCTCCGGGTGCACAACGGCGGGCCGCCCATCCCCCCGGACGAGCTGCCCCATGTCTTCGCCGCGTGGCGTCGAGGCTCCCGCGCGGTGCAGCACGAGTCGAAGGCCGCGTCGGGCCTGGGCCTGGGGCTCTACATCACCCGGCAGATATTGCTCGCCCACGGTGGCGAGGTGACGGTGGAGTCCAGTTCCGGAAACGGGACGACCTTCACGGTGCGGCTGCCGCGCGGATGA